Part of the Legionella cardiaca genome, GGAGATATTGTGTCAGGTCTAAATCAAATTTGTGTTGCCACCAGTCAAGCAGCAATTGCAGCTACTGCAATCCATCGGCGTTTATCTATTAATATTTAGTAGTCAGGTATTTCGCAGATCAATGGGAAAAAGAATTTAATCTCTCAGAATTCTTTTATTTAAGTGGGTGGTCATGCTTGGGTTAAAAGGCAGAATTATTAACGCCCGTTGAAAGATAACCATCTTATCTAAAAGAATATTAATTAATGAGATTGTTATCTCTAGAAAACAATGGATAGCCATTAAGCAACATAAACACACCTAAAATTCCATAGATAAAACTATGAGCTAATATATTTTCGGACAGATTAATACTCAGCAGTAAAAACAAAATTAACATAAAAAATGAAATTAAAGACAATTTACGCCCCAATATAAAAAGTAATCCAAAACTTATTTCTACAACAAGCATTAGGAAAACAAAATAATCGGCAGGAATATTGAAGGTAAATGCGTTAGTTTTTTCCAATAGAAATATATCTACCATAGGAGTGGCCAATTTAATACTCAAGGCAGAAAATATAAAATTGATGCCAGTAGTGCATTGCAGAATTAATAAGGAAATAGGGTGTATATAACTTCTTTTATTAGAGTATAAAGAGAAATCACCCCCTCCATTCGATATTAAAAAAAGTGTTATTCCTAAATAAAAGCCACTGTAATGTAATAAAGGATAACCAACTAAAACTAAGGTTAATAAAAGCATGATTAACAATACAAGAGCTGTCAAGCGTATACATATTCCGATACACAACAATATTCCCAATCCTAATTGTAACCAGATTAACCAATACCAAAAGTCAGGTAAAGTTTTAATTAAAATATCTGGAGCAAATAAGGTAGGCTCCTTAAATAAGGGAACATTGATTTTAGGTAACAAACCCAGGGTGCATAAAATCAGCATGAGCCCCGTTCCTATACGTACTAAGAGTAAAGCCCAGTTGATTTGATTTTGAGATGGGGATAAACGTTCTGATTCTATTTTATTGGTTATGAATACCCAGCTTAATAAGCTTAATAGGGCCAAGCTCAAAATGATTCCATTAAAGACAGTCAGCTGGGTAAATATTAGAGGTGGCGATACTTTTGAAAGTTTACTCATTTCCTGAGTAGTTAAAAGCCATTGTTCATGAGCCTTGCTGTATGAACAAAAGAATAATAAATACATCAGTAAAATGAATTTTCTCATGATCCCTCAAAATTATTTGCCAAAGTTAGTCTCTATTAAAAGTGAGTAAACTTAAAAACTGGCCATCTCTTGGATGTGCGTTACTATTGTCTGGCGCTTTCTTTATCTGATGTTGTTCTAATACTATTCACACTAATTTCAAGTTCATCCACAATCATTTTAAACAAGTTTTTATCCTTAATAATACCATTTAATGCTGCGTTAACTTTAAACTTGGTAAATAAAATATTTTAGAACAGACATTAATTCTTTCAGGTAATGAATTGAAATGACAGCATGCAAAAGGCACTTGAGCAGAAAGATTTGAAAATCTGACAGTTCATTTAGTGGGAATTAATCAAGTCTAGGTAAGACTACTTAAAAACGCTCTACAAAGCATTTATATAAAGCCTGGGAAATAGCAGATATTCAGCTACATTATAAACATCCTTGTTTTAATCAAACTATTCCTCAGCCTCTATGTAATTACACTATAGTTAAATATTTTATGATTAGTTTAGTTCGAAATTTGATAGCTGTGATTCGATCTCAGCTAAACTTGTTTCATTTTCAATTAACCCTAATATTGCACTTATCTGCGAAGATTTAACCTGCTCTTGGTGTCTTGAGAAAACAGAAAACTCCATAAGGAATGTCGGATTTTGTATAGAATTAAACTTCACTAAGCGATAAAGTGTGGATAGTTTTCTATACTCTAAAGCGTTGTTTTCCTTATTAATATAATGAAGTGGCGTTCGTCCCGCGTCATTTGTTTTCAATAAATCGCCGCCATTTTTAATAAGTAAGTAAGCGGCCTCAAAGCTACCTGCCAGGCAAGCATAATGAAGTGGTGTGCAGCCTTTTGCATTGTTTGGTGAGACATTGACATGAGTAATTCCTTCATCAATAAGTTTAATTAATGCAGGTATATCATTTTTTTTCGCAGCCATGCAAAGTTGAGTGGCTTGCTTTTGCTGAAGGTCATGAAAATTATCCCTAGGATAAATATGTGTTCCTGAATCTGGAAATTGGTCATCTTGTAAATGAGTGAGATCGAGCATCTCTCTATTCGCATCGCGCTTTTGTGAATCTAAACCGCGGTATACATCTTCGGGCAGAGAAGGGTTCTTTGGCCAGTTAGAGTTAACAACTATCTCTCCGGTGCGCACATCCAGATAAACTTCAAAAAATCCTTGCTGAGACCAGGTACCTTTTGAGCGTTTTGCCTGAAAATGCTCTAAATTCAGTTTAACACCATCCAGGGTAAAATATGTCTTTATAAATTCACTGCACTTTTTAGACTCAGGATGATCAGGCCATCCGCCTACAAGGGTGACTGTACAATCTTTTAAAGCTAAATCGTCCTTTAGAAACTCTTTGACAAAAAGATCGAGATCATTATGACAGGTATTATCATCCCAATGCACCATAGCACTGCGACTGGGGTGGTAAATAAATATAGCACAGCAACTGCGTACACTTTCTGTGCCTAAAAGAGGTCTCTCATTCGTTGGATCGATAATTAAGTACTCTTTTTGTAAGGCATAATTTTTTAGTTTTCTATTGTTGCTATTAACACTAGCTCTAAACATTATTTTCTCCGAACATAAACTGGGCGTTAGGATAGCGGAGAATTATTAAGGAAGTATTAAATTAATACATATTTAATTATAAAAAGCCAAGTTGTTTCAATAAAATTCTTCTTGCGATAATAGGCAAATTACTCTTGTGGTATTACTTTTTGCTTGCTTCTCTTTTCTGAAAGCAAAATAGCAAAAAATATCAGTAAAGCACCTACAAAGAATCGTGGAGTTAAACGTTCATTCAGGTAAATTGCAGCAGTGATAGTGGCAAATACAGGTTCAAGAGAAAAAATAATCGCCGCTTTCGTTGAACTGACATATTTTTGAAATTGAAGTTGTAAAATAAACGCTAAAATGGATGCGAAAATGCTACAAAATAGAATAGAAATCCATACATTAGTTTCGCGAGGAATAGCAATGCTTGCTGTGAGTAAACTGGCTAAACCCGCTATTAGGCAAACAAAAGAGGATTGAATGAAAGTTAAAGATAAAGGCTGATGAATGCGAGAAGCTTTCCCTGCGTACAGAATGTAGCCTGCAAAACAGAATGCACAAAGTAAAACCCAAAGATCACCCTGATTGATGGCAAGTCCCTCTGAAAGTGTGATAAATCCCACTCCAATAAGTGCAGTGAAAGCAGCGCTGATTACATAGATAGAGGGCCAACTCCTGTTAGATAAAGATTCAAAGAGAGCAACCAAAATAACGGATAAGCCTGTAATAAAGCTTGCGGTAGAAGCTGTTGTATAGCGCAAACCGATTGTTTGAAAAATAACTGTACCTGCTAAAAAGATACCTAATAATATACCGTTGTGTAAGATTGGCTTGGTAAATTTGATTTTTTTCCAAAAAATAATTAATAACAAAATGCTTGCTATGCCAAATCGCCAAAATAAAAAATTAAATGGTGTTAATGTGGCAACGGCATCTTTAATAAAGGCAAAAGTCATACCCCAAAACAGAGTGGCTAATAAAATGGCTCCTGCACCTAAAATGGATTCTCTTTTTTTCATGCTTTTTTTAGTAACTTATTGAATAACAATTTATTTTCATATGAGATGAAACTTATATTAAATTGCAACTTGTTAAAAGTAAATTGCTGAAAGGAACGCGTAATAATTTAATTTTTTTGCACTCTTTGTCATTGTTGTGCAAAAAAGTTAGAATATTGGCCAATTAAGCGATGGGATTAAGATGAAAAAAAATACCGCATTCTTATTTTTTCTCTTTATTTTTTTGTTATGTCCAATAGCAGTGACAGCTCAATATAGCGATAAAGAAAGTAATTTTTTAGTCATTTCTGACATTCATTTGGATCAGGCATCAACACATGTAATGGACATTAGTCCTTTGAAGGCTGATAGAAATAATGATCTTGACTATCCCTCATTTGAAAAATTAATTTTAGATGTTGAAAACAATATAAAGAACGGTGTCGTAGCACAGCCTAAATTCATTCTAATTTTAGGGGATATTGCGGGACACATGCGCTATTCTCAACAAAGTGCGTCAGAAAATGAAGCGATTGTTTTTAGAGTTTTAAAAGATACTTTTCCTGACATACCTATTTTTTATACATTTGGGAATAATGACTCCCCCAAAACAAACTATGGTCCTTTTACGGATTCATCACGCGGCGAATATAACAGTCCTTATGAGATTGCCAAATATGCTGGCGGTTGGTCCGATGGCTTTTTATCTGTTGGAACAATGTGCGCTGTCAGTAAGGCAGAGCATTACCCCTGCATTATTACCGAAAATACAATAAGTGGTTACTATTCTGCATACATTGAATCCCATCTTCAGTTAATTTCCATAAACAGTGTTCTATTTTCACCAAGCCGTAAAACAACAAAGCAAGAGGCGGCTGAGCAACTTCAATGGTTGGATAAACAATTGGAAAGAGCCAAAAATAATCACGAAAAAGCCTTAATCATTATGCATATTCCTCCCGGGAATAACATCCAGGATCATAGTGGTTTTTGGTTGGGCGAAGAACAAACTGCTTTTTTAAAAACGGTAAATCAGTACCAGCAAACTGTTATTGGTTTGTTGGCCTCACATACTCATGCCGAGGAATTAAAAATTATTAAGGATAGGTCGCAAAATAACATTGCGGGGGTCTATCTGGTTGCAGGGTTATCAACATCACATGGAAATGAACCTTCTGTAAAAACATTTTATCTTTCTCAAGAAAACGAACAGTGGCAGTTATCAAACTATGAAGCGTTTCATTTCTCAGCCGAAGGTTCTAATTTGATATTCAGCAAACTTTATGATTACAACAGTTACTATTGTAATGGTGAGGTTAATAAATTGTTGCAATGTCTTAACAATGTAACTCCAGAGAGAATGGATAAATATCTTGCTGCGGGTAATAGGAATTATACGGGTGGTGTTATACGATCGCCAAAAGATATCATTCTAGCTGCTGCAGAATAGTCAAGAAAGTAGATTGTTAAGTTAAAGACATTTCAAAGGTAAACAATGAACAATAGTAACAGCAAAAAGGAATTATCGCTCGCGCAACGTGAAGAGCTATTCAGTGTATTGAAGGAACGTTTTGCAAAAAATATGAATCGCCATAAAAACCTTGAATGGGAAAAAGTACAGGCAAAGCTTGGGGCGAATAACCAAAAATTATGGTCGCTTTGTGAAATGGAAAGAACAGGTGGTGAGCCAGATGTTGTTGGCTATGATGAAAATACAGGTGAATACATTTTTTATGATTGCTCAGCGGAAAGTCCGAAAGGGCGCAGAAGTATTTGTTATGACAGGGAAGGATGGGAAGCAAGAAAAGAATTTAAGCCAGAAAGTAATGCTATTGATATGGCAGTTGCCATGGGCATTGAACTTTTAAACGAAGAGCAATATCGCGAATTACAGAAACTTGGAAATTTCGACACAAAAACGTCAAGTTGGTTGAAAACTCCTGTAGATATTAGAAAGCTTGGTGGTGCGCTCTTTGCTGATCGACGTTATAACCATGTTTTTGTATATCATAATAGGGCGCCGTCTTATTATAGTGCCAGAGCGTTTCGTGGTTCCCTAAGGGTCTAAATTATCAGATAGATTAATTTGCCGCTGACTTGGGAAGAAGGGTAATGGTGATATCATGGAGCCTCCAATGATATTGCTCAATCTCATTACGCAAATTTTGAATTTTTTCTGCTGAAATCATATCTTCTTTGGGAATAATAAAAACTTCGCCAAAGAAGATATGGCCAACCACACGAAAACGTGTTTCAAATGATTTTACCCACTCTTTCTTTTTAATTAACGCTCGCACACCATAAAGAATAGGGTCGGTTTTATTTTTGTCGATGGTTTTGGGAATCTCATCCATTAAATCCAAAATTGAATTTTTCAAATTGGAAAATCCATCATTAAGGATACTGAAAGATATTAAAATAGCGATACTTGCATCCGCCCACCAGAATCCAAAACCTATTCCAATTATTCCAATTATACTTGCGAAGCCACTCATCCAGCTTGCTTTATTCATTTTCGAGTCGGCAAATAATATTTTGTCATATAGTTTATGAGCTAAAGGAATTTTAATATGACCTAAAATTGTGGAGGGGAGACTTGACCATAATAAAGCAATAATCATGAGATATCCAAGCCAAATAGAATAGCCCAAAAAATGAACATAGGGGATTAATGGGTGTTCATTTTTAATCAAGACAATAGCGCTATCGAGCAATAAATAAACGCCTAAACCAAATAAAGCCAAAGAGCTGGCAAAATAGGATATCCCTGTGACTTTATGATAACCATAAGGAAATTGTCGGTTTGCATTCCATTTTATTATACGGCTTGCAATTAAAAATGAAGCAGGGGGAATTATTCCCAGCATGTCTTCCAGCCAAACTGTTTTCATCGTTTGAGAGTTTGCCATAACAGTAAAAGAAAAAATGGTTGCACTTATCATGTATAAAAAAGAAATCCATTCATATTTAGTTGCCTTTGCATACAAAGTATTCAATTTTTCAGGGAATTCCAGATCCTTTGTGATATGTAGCATGCTTAACTCCCTCTATTTAAAAATATTTAATGATAAGACTTTCTAACTATCAACCAATCATTTCATGGGAACAGTAAAATTACCAATAATACAGAAATGTTTCATCTGAGCTGCTTCATGGAAAAATTTTTATTTTGCCTTAAAATTTAAATAGAAGCCTCGTATATAGGAAGATGATGCAAGAAAAAAGGGAAGTTTTCGTGAATGCACCTGGCATCATACAGGAATTGGATTCATCAATAGAATTATTCTCGTCTGGGTTTGGTGGTTGTACAGCTATTTATGCTAAAACTGAGCAGATATGTGGCCTATACCACTTACAAGGAACCTCCAAAAATGGCACAAATAACCGTAATAAAACTTATAAAGACTCGCTAATTGCGTTAAAAGAAACAGCAAATGGTGAAGAAATCCAATTTGAAATTGGGAGTCCTCGCAATAGCCTTCGTGAACTTGAAGTTGGTAACTTACTTGCTCTGCTTATAATGACAATACTAATAAAGTTAAACCTCCGTATTCTGAATACCAAACAGATATGGCACTGCTTCAAGCACTTGAAAATCTCGGAAATAAAGATTGGTCCCCAAGAAACACTGTCGAGATTACCTCAACTCCCTTTAGGTTTTAACTTAAGGAGAAGGAATAAATGAAGCAATTTCAAAATATTTTGTTTGTAAGTGATATTACTAAAGAAGAAGTTAAAGCCTTAAGACATGCAATAAAATTAGCTGAAGATAATAATACTGAATTGAATGTTTTGATGGTATGCCCACCATTAGAGAATAGTCTTGCTGAATATAAAAATTCTTATGAAACTTTTCTTTTAGAAAGAATGGCACAAAACATTGAAAAAACAAAAGTAGACTTGAATATGCTTAAACCAAAATCAATTAAATTAGATATTGAGTGGGGAACTACGCCTGATATTCGTATTATTCAACGAGTAATTCGTAACTCTTACGATCTTGTCGTTAAAGCCGCTGATACGACTAGCGAACATAAAGGTTTTAGAGCTTTAGACATGGCTTTATTACGAAAGTGCCCATGTCCTGTATTTCTATATCACCCAACAACTTCTGATGAGGTCAAAAATATAGCTGTTGCTGTTGATCCAAAAAGTGAGAAGCCTGAGGAGCATGATCTTGCGCGTAAATTATTAAAACTAGGACAGATTCTTTCCTTACATTATAAGAGTAACTTACATATTATTTCTTGTTGGGATTGCGTTTTAGAAAATTATTTGCGCCATAGCGTATTAGTTGATATCTCTCCAAAAGAACTTGATGATGCAGTTAAGTCTGAAGGTGAGACGTATTATAGTTTGTTACAAGTCCTTATTCATGAGGCAAACATAAAAAAACAACCTACAATCCATTATTTAAAAGGGAGTCCAACGGAGCTTATTCCCTCCGTTATTGCTGAGAAAAAAATTGATCTTTTAATTATGGGAACGGTCGCTAGAACGGGCATTCCCGGATTTATTATTGGTAATACTGCTGAAAATATTTTACAAAAAATTAATTGCTCCCTTTGGGCTATTAAACCGCAAGGTTTTGTTTCACCTGTAAAAGCTTATGAGTAAGCAGGAAAGTTGCTTTTCATGTTTCCAAAGATAAGTTACCTTTTGAATTCCGCTGTAGGTATGTAATGCTAACAGCCCCTCATTGTTCTTTCGTGTTGATGAAGGATTAGTTGTTTCTTTCCTTAGATTTTCATGAGTTCGAAATTGTTCTTTAATGGCGTCATGAGCGCAACTACATTGGGGATGGCGCTGTATGCGGACGGAGGGGTTATGGCAAGTAAGCCCTATGCTGCCAGTGAGAAATACATTCAAAAGTGAGCAATTTTTTTAAATCATGTGTTTATAATCCTGCCGAAGTAGTAGGGGAAAGCGCATGTCCATTAATTCCCTCTATTGGAGCTTTATAGACCAACATACAGATAAGCTTAAAGAATCCCCGCCTTGAATGTGTGTACCTTAATTGGAAAAAATGAACCAAGAAAAGAAAAAGACCATTCTGGTTAAAAACAGATGAAGTGTTGACCGCATTAGATGCTGAGCGGATATAAAAATGTCTTCACATTAAATTCTGGTTAGTAGATATTAATAGATTAAATGGCAAATGGATAAAAATTTATGATTACTGCCTTTTCAAACGCTTCCATAAGAATAAATATGTTAGAATTTTACTGATTGATTCATGCAATTGGGGCCACTTATGCTTGTAGAAATTCTGTCTCGCATTCAATTTGGGTTTAGCATTGGTTTTCATATTTTGTTTCCCACATTAAACTTGGGTCTTGCTGTATTTCTTGTGATTATGGAAGCAACCTGGTTGAAAACAAAAAACCCAATTTATCTCGAGATTTGCAAACTATGGACTAAAATTTTCGCTTTGACTTTTGGCATGGGTGTAGTTTCTGGAATCGTTCTAGCTTACCAAATTGGCACTAATTTTGGACCCTTTATCACGAAGTTTGGAAACGTTTTAGGTGCTTTATTTGCCTACGAAACATTAACTGCCTTTTTTCTTGAGGCTGGATTTTTGGGAGTGATGCTCTTTGGTTGGAAAAGAGTCCCGCCAACGCTTCATTTTATAGCCACTTTTTTGGTAACTGTTGGCACCACTGTATCTGCATTTTGGATCATGTCCGCTAATTCCTGGATGCAAACGCCTAGTGGTTATCAGTTTATTGAGGGAAAATATATTGTTGATAGTTGGTGGGCTGTAGTGTTTAATCCTAGTTTTATTCCACGTTTTATTCACATGCTATTGGCTTCGTATGTGACAACTTGTTTTGTCATCATGGCCGTAGCTGCATATTATTTATTAAGACAAAAGTTTAACTTAATTGCCAAAAGGTGTTTATCGTTTAGTGTATGGGCAGCACTGATTGTAGTCCCATTACAAATAGGGGTTGGAGATATAGTAGGTATTAATGTTCATCATTACCAGCCTTTAAAGACAGCGGCAATGGAAGGGGTGTGGCAGACCCAAAAAGGAGCGCCCCTTTTATTGTTTGCAATCCCATCGCAAGAAAAGCAAACAAACTTTAATGAAATTGCAGTCCCAAAACTTGCAAGCCTGATTAATACCCAT contains:
- a CDS encoding DoxX family membrane protein is translated as MRKFILLMYLLFFCSYSKAHEQWLLTTQEMSKLSKVSPPLIFTQLTVFNGIILSLALLSLLSWVFITNKIESERLSPSQNQINWALLLVRIGTGLMLILCTLGLLPKINVPLFKEPTLFAPDILIKTLPDFWYWLIWLQLGLGILLCIGICIRLTALVLLIMLLLTLVLVGYPLLHYSGFYLGITLFLISNGGGDFSLYSNKRSYIHPISLLILQCTTGINFIFSALSIKLATPMVDIFLLEKTNAFTFNIPADYFVFLMLVVEISFGLLFILGRKLSLISFFMLILFLLLSINLSENILAHSFIYGILGVFMLLNGYPLFSRDNNLIN
- a CDS encoding ankyrin repeat domain-containing protein produces the protein MFRASVNSNNRKLKNYALQKEYLIIDPTNERPLLGTESVRSCCAIFIYHPSRSAMVHWDDNTCHNDLDLFVKEFLKDDLALKDCTVTLVGGWPDHPESKKCSEFIKTYFTLDGVKLNLEHFQAKRSKGTWSQQGFFEVYLDVRTGEIVVNSNWPKNPSLPEDVYRGLDSQKRDANREMLDLTHLQDDQFPDSGTHIYPRDNFHDLQQKQATQLCMAAKKNDIPALIKLIDEGITHVNVSPNNAKGCTPLHYACLAGSFEAAYLLIKNGGDLLKTNDAGRTPLHYINKENNALEYRKLSTLYRLVKFNSIQNPTFLMEFSVFSRHQEQVKSSQISAILGLIENETSLAEIESQLSNFELN
- a CDS encoding DMT family transporter, which produces MKKRESILGAGAILLATLFWGMTFAFIKDAVATLTPFNFLFWRFGIASILLLIIFWKKIKFTKPILHNGILLGIFLAGTVIFQTIGLRYTTASTASFITGLSVILVALFESLSNRSWPSIYVISAAFTALIGVGFITLSEGLAINQGDLWVLLCAFCFAGYILYAGKASRIHQPLSLTFIQSSFVCLIAGLASLLTASIAIPRETNVWISILFCSIFASILAFILQLQFQKYVSSTKAAIIFSLEPVFATITAAIYLNERLTPRFFVGALLIFFAILLSEKRSKQKVIPQE
- a CDS encoding metallophosphoesterase; translated protein: MKKNTAFLFFLFIFLLCPIAVTAQYSDKESNFLVISDIHLDQASTHVMDISPLKADRNNDLDYPSFEKLILDVENNIKNGVVAQPKFILILGDIAGHMRYSQQSASENEAIVFRVLKDTFPDIPIFYTFGNNDSPKTNYGPFTDSSRGEYNSPYEIAKYAGGWSDGFLSVGTMCAVSKAEHYPCIITENTISGYYSAYIESHLQLISINSVLFSPSRKTTKQEAAEQLQWLDKQLERAKNNHEKALIIMHIPPGNNIQDHSGFWLGEEQTAFLKTVNQYQQTVIGLLASHTHAEELKIIKDRSQNNIAGVYLVAGLSTSHGNEPSVKTFYLSQENEQWQLSNYEAFHFSAEGSNLIFSKLYDYNSYYCNGEVNKLLQCLNNVTPERMDKYLAAGNRNYTGGVIRSPKDIILAAAE
- a CDS encoding DUF4256 domain-containing protein, translating into MNNSNSKKELSLAQREELFSVLKERFAKNMNRHKNLEWEKVQAKLGANNQKLWSLCEMERTGGEPDVVGYDENTGEYIFYDCSAESPKGRRSICYDREGWEARKEFKPESNAIDMAVAMGIELLNEEQYRELQKLGNFDTKTSSWLKTPVDIRKLGGALFADRRYNHVFVYHNRAPSYYSARAFRGSLRV
- a CDS encoding cation transporter; translation: MLHITKDLEFPEKLNTLYAKATKYEWISFLYMISATIFSFTVMANSQTMKTVWLEDMLGIIPPASFLIASRIIKWNANRQFPYGYHKVTGISYFASSLALFGLGVYLLLDSAIVLIKNEHPLIPYVHFLGYSIWLGYLMIIALLWSSLPSTILGHIKIPLAHKLYDKILFADSKMNKASWMSGFASIIGIIGIGFGFWWADASIAILISFSILNDGFSNLKNSILDLMDEIPKTIDKNKTDPILYGVRALIKKKEWVKSFETRFRVVGHIFFGEVFIIPKEDMISAEKIQNLRNEIEQYHWRLHDITITLLPKSAAN
- a CDS encoding universal stress protein; amino-acid sequence: MKQFQNILFVSDITKEEVKALRHAIKLAEDNNTELNVLMVCPPLENSLAEYKNSYETFLLERMAQNIEKTKVDLNMLKPKSIKLDIEWGTTPDIRIIQRVIRNSYDLVVKAADTTSEHKGFRALDMALLRKCPCPVFLYHPTTSDEVKNIAVAVDPKSEKPEEHDLARKLLKLGQILSLHYKSNLHIISCWDCVLENYLRHSVLVDISPKELDDAVKSEGETYYSLLQVLIHEANIKKQPTIHYLKGSPTELIPSVIAEKKIDLLIMGTVARTGIPGFIIGNTAENILQKINCSLWAIKPQGFVSPVKAYE
- a CDS encoding cytochrome ubiquinol oxidase subunit I gives rise to the protein MLVEILSRIQFGFSIGFHILFPTLNLGLAVFLVIMEATWLKTKNPIYLEICKLWTKIFALTFGMGVVSGIVLAYQIGTNFGPFITKFGNVLGALFAYETLTAFFLEAGFLGVMLFGWKRVPPTLHFIATFLVTVGTTVSAFWIMSANSWMQTPSGYQFIEGKYIVDSWWAVVFNPSFIPRFIHMLLASYVTTCFVIMAVAAYYLLRQKFNLIAKRCLSFSVWAALIVVPLQIGVGDIVGINVHHYQPLKTAAMEGVWQTQKGAPLLLFAIPSQEKQTNFNEIAVPKLASLINTHEWDGELIGLSSVPAAEQPRMLPVFFSFRIMVGIGILMLLTALVGVLLNLKGTLFVSRWFHRWCLAMVPLGFIASIAGWLTAEIGRQPWVVYNLLKTKDAVSSIGYEEVLISFTLLILAYGVVFGFYLYYLLKLIVHGPERLTEDKSEHHAFQYMTDLPVEKK